The Bacilli bacterium sequence CTAGCAAAAGGGTTCTGCGCTGCCCGATTTTATCGCTCAACTTGCCTAACGTCGGCGCTCCAAACAAATTGGCCATGCCCGTTATCGCCACGACCAGACCGGCAATAAACTCCAAATGCAGCCCGCTGTAAAGCGTTTTGGCATAGATGGTCACAATGGGCTCGATGCTCATCATCCCGAGCTGGGTAACGAATGAAGCGATGAAGATCGGAATCAGATGCGTCATCGCCTGCCAATCCATCTTTTCTTTCGTTACGGATTTGCGCCGAAGCGATTTGGGCTCTTTTATATAGACAAGCACAATCAAGCTGGCAATGAGCAGCAGTATACCGGTCAAAAAAAAGATCCGATTATAGCCTAACGCTTCCGCCAAAATTCCGCCGATCAAGGGCCCGATCAAGGAGCCGGCGATGCCGCCGGTCTGCAGTGTGCCCAATGCTTTTCCGGCATGCTCGTTTGGCGTAATGACGGCAAGCAAAGCGATGCCCATGGAGATAAATCCGGAGAAAACTCCGTTGATCATCCGAAGCGCCAGCAGCTGCCAAGGCGAAGTGACCAATCCCATCGCGCCGGTGACGATCGCCATGCCAAACCCTGCGCGCAAAAGCATCGCTTTTCGTCC is a genomic window containing:
- a CDS encoding MFS transporter: MRHIASRLNGNKSPTATGPSDWRKTLWILWAANFSVTAGMSLIIPFLPYYIEFLGVHDLQDVEVWSGWVFSAQFVTSFLFQPLWGSLSDKYGRKAMLLRAGFGMAIVTGAMGLVTSPWQLLALRMINGVFSGFISMGIALLAVITPNEHAGKALGTLQTGGIAGSLIGPLIGGILAEALGYNRIFFLTGILLLIASLIVLVYIKEPKSLRRKSVTKEKMDWQAMTHLIPIFIASFVTQLGMMSIEPIVTIYAKTLYSGLHLEFIAGLVVAITGMANLFGAPTLGKLSDKIGQRRTLLLAFVMAAAAFLPQALAGNITVLLVGRFLLGLFVGGMIPSLNALVKKLSPPNKQGTAYGFNTSAMFLGNLVGPLVGSHAAALFGIRSVFYITMSILLLNAVTIYFNRNLDSVPSNL